Within Diprion similis isolate iyDipSimi1 chromosome 11, iyDipSimi1.1, whole genome shotgun sequence, the genomic segment TGTTTGTATATTGCTGcggtaaattaattatatacagAACGAATATTCCTCTGTGTGCATTATCAACCTTCTCCTATCTTCGACCGCGTCTCAAAACCATGACGGATGTACATAAATCGCACATATCTTCAAAGTAAATTCGTAGATACACGCATGCAATACACACGTGACTTTACAGTTACGCACTGTTCACCTACTGTTCTCATTGACCAGTAGTTGCGGCGCTGCTCAATTATAAAAGAATCTTCTTAATTACTGTAGTTCGTATCTAAGTATTCAATCTCAAGACCACTAATTTTTGATATGCATTTATTATAACTaaataattgtttaaattaaacaaatggGGACGTGACGTGCAGTAGTCGCATATTTATATAGTTGGTACGAATGTATTAGACAACCGAAATAATGGGTAAAATACACCGAATGTTACTCGTGTTGAATCGCATTACAACAATTTCGTTCATCACaaaacgaaattcgaaaatcccTAATTTTGATGCTTggtaatttcataatttttgttaGAACAATTGCTGAGAGATGATATCGTTCTAACAGTTCTTTACACcaaaagtatattttcttccattctatcaattttattaagtTATTTGTTAGGTATGTAACATATTTGTTCGGAGTTTTTGCGTGTTGAGATTTGTTGCGTGTTTGAGACGCAGATTCTGAAGAGCATTGTACTTAATTGGATCTAAAGTAATTAGCgtgaatataaaatacataagAGAAATTTGAAAGCCACAGTTCAATTATACGTTTCAAACTTAAATTTCAGTCCATCTTTACATCaagatttttccaaatatctGCACACTTGACAGATCCTGAGGTATATAGGAACTCGAAGGCCGTAGAAGTTTCTTATATAACTTAGATATTATAGAATAACTGCCCAGCTCTTTACGATTCATAATATGCGTACAGGTTGTACCCAGTGTGTAGTAACCATGCGAGCAATGCCTTCCCCCCGGAAATGCTGAACAGTTAGTGGgcaaaataataatcctaGTTTGGTGAACTATCAATTAGTTTAACACGAAGTGACGACTACTAGTTATGTATTATACGTTCGCAGGTTTCAAAGTTTATCTACAACTCGCGTTcgaattgcaaaatttgaaagaattgcaaaattgaaaaaaaaaaaacggatacgaacagtttttgaaaagtatCTAAATTAAATTGAGTGCTCCATTGTTTCCTTTGAAGACTGTGTATCTAAGCTTTGATTAAATATAACGAGGTGAGTATGAGGATCTATGTCGTTGGGTAAACCGTGCAGACACGGGATTAGTTACGAGTATGTACAATAAAATGTGGAGCCTTTTGTGCGTGCGGGTACAACGGTAAAAGAAAGTCCCCTACTTACTAGTGGAATGCATCGTTGCCCTCATTTATTACGCGATAACAAGCAACGACAAGTTATTAAGCAAATTCAGTAAGAATCAGGAATGTTTTCAGTATTACACCGAAGGGGGAGAGATGCTACCACACGTCTGCGACGACGCGGGAAAATCGGAATACGTGCTGACATATACAACAAAACGTAAAGGgaataaataagaataaataaacaagtaaaATAACGTAATGCAATGTGTCTACCTTCCGCGTTCGTTTGTGTCGTAACTCCGACTCACTGCAGTCTTCACACTCATCGTTACATACACTAGCACACAAATTGGTTGAATTATGCATTCAATCAAAGCAGGTACGGCTTCCAGAACATGGCTATGTGGAACGGAAGAAATAGGATTACACGAGTAAATGTTGTACTCGTGATTAAAAATCATGGGAATGAGAGCATCGAAAGGTGTAATAACCGTATGAAGTTTACCGCAATTTACACTCTACAAGAGCGAGACTTGGATTTTTCACGCCACCGTTAAGCCGTCCAAATTGATTGTagagatttttattcttatccgCGTAACCATTATGGAACGTCCCAGCGTCCAGAAAGCAAACCGATGCGGTTCAGTAAAACTCCGTTCATTACACAATTAGTAAGCAGCAGTAAAAGGCTGTAAAAAGTCGCTAATCGCACTGTTGCCGTCATAGGCGAAATTTGCTATATTACAGATAATTACCATATTCATGCTTGTAACAATTTTCCGATTGAAATCCTACGataaacatataaatatagcaattttgaaagtatttttaaTGGTGAATCTTGAAACGGAAATTTCCAAACTAATATTTTGCAGATCATGAGTATTGACGTTTCAGaatgttttccaaattttagaaatttttgcagttttCCTCATGGTAAGATAAGAGGTTGTCTACAGAAGCTAGAAAGATATAATCAACATTATCGGTTATTAAATGACAAGTATTCTGACTGTTCCGTcgacaataaatgaaatttaattatttctattccaaAATGCGGTGATACTCATTTACTCATCCGATACAATAATGTATATTTCTATTGAAATGTAACTTAGACTTGCCAATCGTGACTCATTTTGAGTTACTtaacaaaaaaacattcatcTAGTGCTAAACTCTCTGTTCACATACGAAATTCATACATAATATTTACCCTAGATAcggactaattgtaagttaatCTAACATTGAGGCGaattaggaaaataaaaatttcttcttgctTCTTATTTGGCAAGTATAAGTGATGAACAAAAAGGAAATGATCGTATAATTCAAAtagatatttattcaaaaacataTCGTGACAAAacatatacgtgtgtgtagGCCGTGAGTCGATGATGACTTAACAtgctcacacacacacatttttcaactattttctgtattctttttttatacttaatatttatattatatacgtttgTCTATATAATTGTATTGTGATAATGCTATTGTTTCTTACattgtacatattataataattatttattccatttcttgtgttattttttaaatttctcttcttcatcatcatcttGTTGAATGTATCTAGTTTAAATTATGATGATACATAGCGTCTAGTCAATACTCAAATAAACACTGCTGTTTGCTATGCTGCATGCAATAAACGTTTCTGTAATTTCGGTTATACCAAATTTTTCCCGCGTTTTCCTCCATTTATATCAATATTCAAAATCTGGATATAAAAGCGTATCCCCctattataccttatacattGTATCGCATTATATCCTCGTGTCTATGCGCATTTACTGTTTACATTGGTCATACCGAAGGGTCGTTCAATCGTACATGTTAGCGtagaatgattgaaaaattttgctctATGCACTGTTAGtaattttggaatattttcctttttgttaCGAAGTTCGCAAGTTTGGACACTAGTCATAATTCCGTgattagaaaattaaagaaaaaaaaacggtaagtAAAATTAAAAGCGAACTTTCCTATTGATGTTTCAGCTTATGTTATGAATTATGTGTCTAtggtacgtacatacatttacATACAATTATGCAATCGTATTTAACAAATCttgttatatatgtaaatacgcAGGGTGTAGATCCgcaaaataaggaaaatattcctgaaaatttgtataatctCAATAGTAAGATTAGTAGTCAAGTATATCATGCAATAATGACTTCTAAATCATTCAcgtattttttatgtaaaaatcaCGGAAATTGTGCTCCGTGCGGGGAATTTTACGCAGGATGATTTATTTGTTCATATATTCTTATGATTACAAACTTAATGAAACACGGTAGTACCTATCCAATACCCCTGATATTCTAGGCatatgagtaaaaaattactgtcACTTAAACGTCTGTGCTGGTTCGTTTCTTTTCAATGCGTAACAACTCGTTCGAGGAGTACGTGAATCTTAGaataaaaggagaaaaaaaaaacaattcttagTCCCAGTTACGACGAGGTAAAGGGTTATGAAATAACTCGCAGTATTTATCATAAGAATTCAGATCATTGCACTGTCTTAGTACAACTGCAACTTCATAAATGATTTGTaaagaacgatattttcatccaGATTACCAAATTCGTGAATTGTTAAAGAACCAAATTTTCTGTTTAAACCTTCATAAGGCTCTATCATTATTTACAAAGTAGTCaaataattgcaaattattattcagttCCAAGCTGTCAAATAAAATCAGCTTTTCTGCCAAATGAGTTAGCACAATGGATACAAGAATAATCACAGAGCCTGTGGCGTTCAGCGCTCCTACATGATCAATTTGCTTTCTCTCTTACTTGAAAAACgtaagaaaaaagatgagaaatgaaattcttttaaaTTCTGGTATGGAATCAAAGTATTTTCCCTCTATAATGATAGAGTTGTATACAAATATTACATTCTTCAGGGATTCAAGAATCATGCGACTCTTTTTAAATGTAGTATAGCCAACGTACAATAATTTtgtgcaaaataaaatgagtctcattttttttttaaaccaactTCTAAGGAGCTGCGTCAACTTAATTTCTGCACACTCAGATTAGTAAGCTATTCGTAAAATTCCAATGTTCATGATTCATATGAATATTGGAATATGGACTGTAGGTTTTTTCATGCTTCAAGAACTATATTATGCAGAGTGTCAGATAGATTTTGGGGATATTTTCTTACACAAAAATTACTGTCGTCTGGTATACACAGATATGTATACGCCTGATtggtaaaatattaaaagggcATCAATTATAATAGTTTAGACATGTGAGATCATACCACGTTACTGTAAAACACGCCGGATTTTTCGTCCCTCGCTAAGACGTCGttaagatatacatataacaaagCCACACGTTGCACGTCGGTCAGGTCAAGTAATTCTGATACTTCtttagaaaaattcttaatCAACCAAGCGTTTCGCCGttaaaatcattattaatGCTTTGACgtaaatataacaataataataataataataatcataatgataataataatgccaaCAACTGACACTGTTCATTTTTAACCCCAATATTTGTGATGAAATCGAGGTACTGCGGATGACccaaatttttcaaggatTGGTAATCTAGCATAAAGATGAGACTTTGATCGATCTGCACAATTCGATGGTTCAATACACTGAGACTATATGAGTCCCTTGGAAGCGGACTAACTCGTGTCAGTTCTGAGGTAACGGTAACGggaattaagaaaaatgaaaataagaactTTTCATCGACTACGACAACTGAACTCCCTTGCAATTTTCTGGATTGATGATTACGTGTAATGTACGTTTATCCCTTAACGTCGTTGGCTGCAGCAGTTAGTTGTCttaaaaaaatacactttTCTCTTCCTGTTTCACAACTTTTCCATACCTGGTCTCACTTCCAATAAATGTTCAAAAGCAATTTAACGATTCGCTCGTGTCAGTAGATAGTAAACGCCAATGTGCGTTTCCTACTCAATGTGTACACTTTTATGATCCGCGTGTTGAAAAGTACTTTTGTCGTTCAAATAAGACTTTAAAACGTCGATTTTCACGCGCattagtttattattttatctagAGACACAAAAGGTAGGTAtattgcaataaataaaaattatcaattgcCCACGATCCAACAATACCAAGACCCTGTTAGAACCTGGCCCTAATATACACCGCCGAAGCGTCGTGTTCACCATAACCAAGGCGCTTGGCATGTTTATAAACTTCattggctgctgctgctaacGGCAAAGGTTGTTCCAATTGATCACTCATTCCCAGGGAAAGTCTCAAGTCTTTTTGCATGTGCTGAAGTGGTAGCTGTGTTGGGAAGCCCCCTTCGATGATAgctgtggaaaaaaatattcatattcatattttcagaGCTACTATTCGCTTTAACAAACGCGAACCGATAATAAAGTCTGGTAGTGGGCATCTATTCAAGAAAACGTAATTAAAGAATTACTTAtaacatttatattatattcaataGAATTAAAATGTTACAAGTGTGaggttttgaaaattagaGAATTTGTGGATAAAATTAGGCTTgcttgtaaaaattaattaagcgCGTCTATCATGTTATGATGACTTAATCAATTCTTCCGAAAAAGTATATGAACTTTTCTATACATTAAATAAGGCCGATTAAGCCCTAGTAGAgtgaaatatgatttttcaacTAGCTATTTAGCAAAaagtttcaagctttcaaatCATTCGTATTCGTTGTAGCTCGTGGGCTGTGCAAAGTAGGACAAGAAAATTTCTGTATATTCGTTCACTGCAATTACATCAGGCTGGTAGTGAGGTATTATTGTTCGCTACTAGAAATCCTTGAATAATCGTCTACCTACCTTTCCCTTTATCAAGTACTGCAGGGCAAGCCAACGAAGTAAGTTCCAATACTTCAAGCACGTCTTTTTGCTGGAGTCCAGCGCGATCGGCAAGAGCCATACTTTCCGCAAGGCCAGCCAAAGTAACCCCAGCCATTAATTGTAAAACCAAGTTCATTTTCGAGGCATTGCCGACTTCGCCAAggtaaaaactgttttttcccATTGCTTCAAAACAGGACTGACACTCGTCGAACAGGGAACGGTCCCCAGCAGCCAAAATAACAAGTGTGCCTTCCTGAGCTTGCGTTTTGCTACCTTGTACTTGGGCCTCGAGATACCGTCCACCCTTTGCATTTATTGCCTCTGCAATGTCCTGTGATGTTTCAGCGTCAATTCCCGTCATTTCAACATATCCTTTATCTGGTGATATTTCCATGAGAACTCCACAGTTACCAAACACCAtctaaaacgaagaaaagtacaCTAAACATagcaaaaaaaacttcaaataatCGGCATTCATATTTTGCCACCAGATTCTCATTACATTTGGCTTATGCAAAATGGAGTCTTTATATGATTACATCATTGTACACTTACATCTTTTGCAGCCTGGGGATCGGCTACGCAAGAAAAGGTAATATCTGCTGCCAAAACTACGTCTGATGGTGTTAGTCCTTGTTCAGCCCCAGCCTTGACAAAATCCGtacactgaaaaaaatataaacagaattttcttaggttgatataaaaattagaaaatattagaaatgcttagaaaaatattttcttctacaGTTGGTGATCATGTCGTTATTTTCTAGAATACCTACGTACtcaaaaatgcaatttttgatgctaattttttctgattatttctggtttttgatcgtttgtaatataataaattagtaGCCACaaaacctgaatttttttttttttttcatatgttgATAAATGCTATTTTACTATTTTGCATGAGAcgaatgaattaaattttcttcagtCATATCGCTGAtttatactgaaaaaaaaaaaattcaaatataatcaTTCGTTTATTGATAAGGGTTCGGCGCGGGGTTGATTCGGCCCTGGCACAGGGAGCAGCAAATCGAAGTGCAGGCGACATCTGTTAGGATTTTTTCGTATTAGGGACAAGTACCAAAAGTAAAGTACAGATGGCGCCAGGGCGGATGCCCGGGCGCCATTTGCTTCTCTTAGTCACGTAGGCAGCTGTTCTTTCTTGCCGTTTGCAAAGGAGGTGGAACGACGCCGCCACATCAGCAAACGACGCCATGATGATATTGACGAAACCTGAATTTGctttaagaaagaaaatgtagTCTCGACCCCTTGATCGTTAAGATATTACACAAGAAAACCGAAACTAtgacaacaattttttctttacattttcaaatatattaaacggaaaaaaatgtatataagtaATTATTAGAGCAGCGTAACGATTCAAGATCATCAGACATCACGTAATCTGCAGCGTAATATTTTTACTCGTATTTTGCAATGGCTCATCGGTCAAAGGCGTTCAATGATAGATTCTGAGTAAAAAGATATGCTTGTAATATTGAGATTATTGAGAGTTTGAGCGACTAGCTGGaagataatattgaaaataacacTCATATAAAACCGCTATTCAGTTGTTAGCATCCTCAAGAACTCTCGAGTACGTCAGCTGtttccgataaaatttcatacaataaCACGAACGCTGCCTACGTCAGCGAGTAGGTATAACGATTAAATTTCGGCAAGCCGATTGCGTGCttgtgtaaatatattcatGCATGTACGTGAGTGCGAATATCAAATAATACAGTAGCTCGAGAATATGGTATACGAAATGGCGTCGGTTGTTTAGCATCAAGGTATCAGGGTATCTCAGTGTACCAGAAACCGTCATAATTACCGCGCGTGGTCGTTATACACGTTACGAAGTCAAGAACCGAAAGTCGTTCCACTCCACAGAATGGAACGAGGCGATAGAGAAACAATATGTGGGTGTATCACCTACGTAAGCAAGCCAAACTTTTAAATGGCATTAAAACGGTTATTAGAGAGAAATTAAAGGAATAGCGAAATGCAGGATTCGATAAATCTAATGATAATAAGTCCACGACCAGAATGACGAAGAAATGATTCTGCATGCTGCTGTTTGTAATGTGCATGCGACATCCATCTAGTCAATTACATGAACGTTGATGCCACGTCGACTGCAATGCAAACAGCTAACAAAGTCCTCCGTCTGCGTGCGTATAAACGCATACATacatgatacatatatatgaatgaCGAAGAAAGTGCCATATTATATTCAATCAGCGAAACCGAAACCTTCGTAGTTTTGACAAGTCAATTTCGTtgcctgaattttttcttctttgaaaaaaGACACAGACATATTTTATTCCAGTTAACCACAAGTTCGACCGACTTGTTATACAACAACCGGATTCTGTTGATTCAATCCGGAGAATTTGATAAAAGTAAACACGAAAACCGAGTGACTGACGCAGCTTTGCACGTTACACATggatacatgtatgtacgtgtaagACTGTGGTCGGTTGCAAGGCAAGTAATATGTGGCTACCCTTGAGTATTGGTTACCAAATTGTACCTTGAAACAGTGTACGTCATTTAATCAACGTTTACTGTATGTACATTCTGGTTATGTGTTTCAACGTGTAGGTAGTTTCCCTGAAATCGCCATCAATAGCGAGCCTTTGTTCTCATTTTCTAGTTGATAATACAATCTTCATTGGCGGGATTAAGTTATTATCATATCACGTAATCGAGATGGATGTGATTCTATAAATAAGTATAAGAAATTTGGAtcagaataataaaataatgcgAAGATGGCATGTTTGTCTATTGTAAACTGAAATCGGGGTCACACTTCAATGCGGTTAATTA encodes:
- the LOC124412114 gene encoding putative oxidoreductase GLYR1 homolog; translation: MAEVFKLGDLVWAKMKGFSPWPGRVSIPSKDLKKPANAKKSAVQCIFFFGTNNYAWIEEANIKPYHEYKETLIKSNKSGAFKDAVEAIEEFIAKGEVFEDGLDPDSLFDRLKEDSAIVVEKKTPKIKLRKETPKNRRSESSGGDGRRSAKKQRRESSTSNSNRVGSVSPGLNHASPPRKSASTLLDRPANIARPVTPPLDVETLSQTLKEKNILPSTLKFGFLGLGIMGSGIVKNLINSGHTVIVWNRTQEKCTDFVKAGAEQGLTPSDVVLAADITFSCVADPQAAKDMVFGNCGVLMEISPDKGYVEMTGIDAETSQDIAEAINAKGGRYLEAQVQGSKTQAQEGTLVILAAGDRSLFDECQSCFEAMGKNSFYLGEVGNASKMNLVLQLMAGVTLAGLAESMALADRAGLQQKDVLEVLELTSLACPAVLDKGKAIIEGGFPTQLPLQHMQKDLRLSLGMSDQLEQPLPLAAAANEVYKHAKRLGYGEHDASAVYIRARF